The Pleurodeles waltl isolate 20211129_DDA chromosome 6, aPleWal1.hap1.20221129, whole genome shotgun sequence genome has a segment encoding these proteins:
- the MAD2L2 gene encoding mitotic spindle assembly checkpoint protein MAD2B, which produces MTTLTRQDLNFGQVVADILCEFLEVAVHLILYVREVYPIGIFQKRKKYNVPVQMSCHPELNRYIQDTLHCVKPLIEKNDVEKVAVVILDKDHHPVERFVFEITQPPLLSVSSDSLLSHVEQLLRAFILKISVCDAMLDNNPPGCTFTLLVHTREAATRNMEKIQVIKDFPWILADEQDVHMQEPRLIPLKTMTSDILKMQLYVEERAQKTV; this is translated from the exons ATGACTACCCTGACCCGCCAAGACCTGAACTTTGGGCAAG TTGTTGCTGATATTCTCTGTGAATTCCTGGAGGTAGCTGTCCATCTTATTCTGTATGTTCGAGAAGTTTATCCCATTGGAATTTTTCAGAAAAGAAAGAAGTACAATGTGCCTGTCCAG ATGTCCTGTCACCCGGAGCTGAACCGCTATATCCAGGACACCCTCCACTGTGTGAAACCCCTGATCGAGAAG AATGACGTGGAGAAGGTGGCAGTGGTGATCTTGGATAAAGACCACCACCCAGTGGAAAGATTTGTCTTTGAAATCACCCAGCCACCTTTGCTGTCTGTCAG CTCGGACTCCCTCCTGTCACACGTGGAACAGTTACTGCGAGCATTCATTCTGAAGATTAGTGTGTGCGATGCAATGCTGGACAACAATCCTCCAG GTTgcactttcactttgttggtgcATACACGAGAGGCAGCCACACGCAACATGGAAAAGATTCAGGTCATCAAG GACTTCCCCTGGATCCTTGCTGACGAGCAGGATGTTCATATGCAGGAGCCCAGGCTCATCCCCCTGAAGACCATGACGTCAGACATACTGAAG ATGCAGCTCTACGTGGAGGAACGAGCCCAGAAGACTGTTTAA